Proteins encoded by one window of Candidatus Zixiibacteriota bacterium:
- a CDS encoding nitroreductase family protein produces the protein MSGILFLKTKDLGPLKDFYTDKIGCEIWQDQNDCIIFRHGNFLLGFCERDKIENEAMLTFFYESKDEVDRMYSVLKDTAIIEPKENEKYNIYQFFAKDPDGRTIECQYFNDPVSGYLVGDELLLTRRSVRQFRPEPVPRDLLNKIFDICRFAPTSRNTQGYYYKIITDCNLIDWLAHTRQSSTAPIAKAPVAVAICADSNITGRPDQDACIAAYHFMLAAWHFGLGTCWMGGMDREDIKDRLGIPQTHYLATVTPVGYPAKRNIAAPKRKPTEKFLGQ, from the coding sequence ATGAGCGGCATACTATTCTTGAAAACGAAAGACCTCGGTCCCCTGAAAGACTTCTACACCGACAAAATCGGATGCGAAATCTGGCAGGATCAAAACGACTGTATCATCTTCCGACACGGCAATTTCCTGCTGGGGTTCTGCGAACGCGACAAAATCGAAAACGAAGCCATGCTCACATTCTTCTACGAGAGCAAGGACGAAGTCGACCGCATGTATAGCGTTCTGAAAGACACGGCCATAATCGAACCGAAAGAAAACGAAAAATACAATATCTACCAGTTTTTCGCCAAAGACCCCGATGGCCGCACTATCGAGTGTCAGTATTTCAACGACCCGGTCAGCGGATACCTCGTTGGCGATGAGCTTCTTCTAACCCGTCGTTCCGTGAGACAATTCCGCCCTGAGCCTGTCCCCCGCGACCTATTAAATAAAATCTTCGATATTTGCCGTTTCGCCCCTACCTCGCGCAACACCCAGGGCTATTACTACAAAATTATAACCGACTGCAACCTGATTGACTGGCTTGCGCATACGCGGCAGTCAAGTACGGCCCCAATCGCCAAAGCTCCAGTAGCTGTAGCCATCTGCGCCGACTCCAACATCACCGGCCGACCCGACCAGGATGCCTGCATCGCCGCTTATCATTTCATGCTTGCGGCCTGGCATTTCGGGCTGGGAACGTGCTGGATGGGCGGCATGGACCGCGAGGATATCAAGGACCGGCTGGGCATTCCGCAGACCCATTACCTGGCGACCGTGACGCCGGTGGGCTATCCCGCGAAAAGAAATATCGCCGCCCCTAAACGCAAGCCGACCGAAAAATTCCTTGGTCAATGA
- a CDS encoding C1 family peptidase: MFKRQVLIAAVVAAQIMADFAPARGQTQQPQMAPLKPKIERELPPGRGFIPPLRDLSHLDGASAQLTALPTALPTSFDWRTSGMITSVKNQSSCGSCYAFAGLGNLEALMLIDGAGTYDFSENYAKECNFYQSSCGGGTYEYVVNLFSQQGAVLEACNPYVAADVACNSSCPKIKTILDWCIISDDAVPTATDLKQYIYDHGPVYTTLYAGDGAAPSWETEYNNYDGSYTLYYTGTNTPNHAVLIVGWDDALTHAGGTGGWIVKNSWGTGWGGTCGYGTERGYFTIAYGSASIGKFSSYSTAWQDYDATGELLYYDEAGASANWGFTNPTAWGLCGFTTTITAYLNRVEFWTNDITTDVDVYVYDDFDGNSPSNLLGSKLNLSFTEAGYHSVVLDSPPLVPAGEDIFVVVKITNDSYGNPICADGDGYTENGLTYMSPTGTNGSWWEMGAGYGVDVAIRARTSGTMDVYDSEPDQLPTQFRLGKNYPNPFNPSTIIEYSLTSRATVKLDVYNVLGQKIKTLVDATMPAGNHSVVWNGTDDSGNPVASGMYLYQIQAGVQTETRKMLLLK; this comes from the coding sequence ATGTTTAAAAGACAAGTTTTGATCGCGGCGGTCGTAGCCGCTCAGATAATGGCCGATTTCGCCCCGGCCCGTGGACAAACCCAACAGCCGCAAATGGCGCCCCTCAAACCAAAAATCGAGAGAGAATTGCCTCCCGGCAGAGGTTTCATCCCGCCGTTGAGAGACCTATCTCATCTCGATGGAGCCAGCGCTCAGCTGACGGCGCTACCGACAGCCCTGCCGACCAGTTTCGATTGGCGCACTTCAGGCATGATCACCTCGGTCAAAAACCAGAGCAGCTGCGGTTCCTGTTATGCTTTCGCGGGGCTCGGTAATCTCGAAGCCTTGATGCTGATTGACGGCGCCGGCACATACGACTTCTCCGAAAACTACGCCAAGGAATGCAATTTCTATCAGTCCAGTTGTGGCGGTGGCACCTACGAGTATGTCGTCAATCTGTTTTCCCAGCAAGGCGCCGTTTTGGAGGCGTGCAATCCGTATGTTGCGGCCGATGTCGCCTGCAACAGCAGTTGTCCGAAAATTAAGACCATTCTCGACTGGTGCATCATTTCCGATGACGCCGTACCAACCGCGACCGACCTCAAGCAGTATATCTACGATCACGGCCCGGTGTACACTACGCTTTATGCCGGCGATGGCGCTGCACCTTCGTGGGAAACTGAATACAACAATTACGACGGTTCATACACGCTGTACTACACCGGCACCAATACTCCAAATCACGCGGTTCTGATTGTCGGATGGGATGATGCCCTCACGCACGCAGGTGGGACCGGTGGCTGGATCGTCAAAAACAGCTGGGGTACCGGATGGGGCGGTACCTGCGGCTACGGTACCGAGAGAGGATATTTTACAATCGCCTATGGATCGGCGAGTATAGGCAAGTTCTCGTCCTACTCCACGGCATGGCAGGACTACGATGCTACCGGAGAACTTCTGTACTACGATGAGGCCGGCGCAAGTGCCAACTGGGGTTTCACAAACCCTACCGCCTGGGGACTCTGCGGTTTCACAACCACAATTACCGCCTATCTCAATCGTGTCGAGTTCTGGACGAACGATATTACCACTGATGTTGACGTTTATGTTTATGATGATTTTGACGGTAACAGTCCCTCGAACCTGCTTGGCAGCAAGCTCAACCTCTCGTTCACGGAAGCGGGTTACCACTCGGTGGTGCTGGATTCCCCGCCACTGGTCCCCGCAGGAGAGGACATTTTTGTCGTTGTCAAAATTACCAATGATAGCTACGGAAACCCGATTTGTGCCGACGGTGACGGATATACGGAAAACGGTCTCACCTACATGAGTCCTACCGGGACCAACGGTAGCTGGTGGGAGATGGGCGCCGGCTACGGCGTGGATGTGGCCATACGCGCGCGCACCAGCGGTACGATGGATGTTTATGACTCCGAACCCGATCAGCTTCCCACCCAATTCCGGCTTGGCAAGAACTACCCGAATCCGTTTAATCCCTCCACGATTATCGAGTACTCGCTGACCAGCCGGGCAACGGTTAAGCTGGATGTTTATAATGTTCTCGGGCAGAAGATAAAGACTCTCGTAGATGCCACCATGCCCGCCGGCAACCATTCGGTTGTCTGGAATGGCACCGATGATTCCGGCAATCCGGTAGCCTCTGGAATGTATCTCTATCAGATTCAAGCCGGAGTCCAGACCGAAACCCGGAAAATGCTCCTGCTCAAGTAA
- a CDS encoding 4Fe-4S dicluster domain-containing protein, whose translation MSLKRREFFKLAALSSAALATNSAFATDDGEVLDCRATYGVLVDTVVCIGCRKCEWACNNQHSLSTEPITAFEDKSVFETHRRPHSKAYTVVNQYSDPATSKAYTMKVQCMHCNEPACVSACIVGALNKANNGPVVYEAWKCIGCRYCMVACPFQIPAYEYDNALNPQVRKCTFCIERHLDEGNRPACVSICPNEALTFGTRQELIDLGHTRIRMQPDRYEDHVYGETEIGGTSWMYLAAADFKNTELPTLPDDAIPQHTETIQHGIFKSFVPPLALYGFLGLVMHSLRKTDNGQEDQ comes from the coding sequence ATGAGCTTAAAACGAAGAGAATTTTTCAAACTTGCTGCGTTAAGCTCCGCCGCCCTTGCCACCAACAGCGCCTTTGCAACAGATGACGGAGAGGTCCTCGACTGCAGGGCGACATACGGCGTTCTGGTAGACACCGTCGTATGCATCGGTTGTCGCAAGTGCGAATGGGCCTGCAACAACCAGCACTCCCTCTCAACAGAGCCGATTACGGCTTTCGAGGACAAATCCGTATTCGAAACACATCGGCGTCCCCACTCAAAAGCCTACACGGTTGTCAATCAGTATAGCGACCCGGCCACGAGCAAGGCTTACACCATGAAGGTCCAGTGCATGCACTGCAACGAACCGGCCTGCGTCTCAGCCTGTATTGTCGGCGCCCTCAACAAGGCCAACAACGGTCCGGTGGTTTACGAAGCCTGGAAATGTATCGGCTGCCGCTACTGTATGGTGGCTTGCCCCTTCCAGATTCCGGCCTACGAGTACGATAACGCCCTCAATCCGCAGGTGCGCAAATGCACCTTCTGCATTGAGCGCCACCTCGACGAGGGCAACCGCCCCGCCTGCGTCTCAATATGCCCCAACGAAGCCCTGACTTTCGGCACCCGCCAGGAGCTGATCGACCTCGGACATACCCGCATCAGAATGCAGCCGGATCGCTATGAAGATCACGTCTACGGCGAAACCGAAATCGGCGGGACCAGCTGGATGTATCTCGCGGCGGCCGATTTCAAGAACACTGAATTGCCTACCCTTCCCGATGACGCGATTCCGCAGCATACGGAGACCATCCAGCACGGTATCTTTAAATCATTCGTACCGCCGCTGGCCCTGTACGGATTTTTGGGATTGGTGATGCACTCACTGCGCAAGACCGACAACGGACAGGAGGATCAATAA
- a CDS encoding YceI family protein → MKYLTNLLVVIMATQPSAASAAEYHVNRDADNNVTFYSSAPLEDFEGVTDQIDGYVLWEAGDTPTAGGSFYFEVNLDDLDTGIGLRNRHMRENYLETDKYPFVSFKGSINGVKNDIDSTLEIDCAGAFDLHGVTRQRSITVKATAIPDGYHVTGEFIVRLEDHRIKVPKLMFLKIDQNIRLTMDFFLKKSTKENQQ, encoded by the coding sequence ATGAAATACCTCACCAATCTACTCGTCGTCATCATGGCAACTCAGCCGTCAGCTGCCTCAGCCGCGGAATACCACGTTAACCGCGACGCCGACAACAACGTTACCTTCTATTCCAGCGCCCCGCTGGAAGACTTCGAAGGCGTTACCGATCAAATCGATGGCTACGTGTTGTGGGAAGCAGGCGATACACCGACTGCCGGCGGAAGCTTCTATTTCGAGGTTAATCTCGATGACCTCGACACCGGCATCGGGCTGCGAAACCGCCACATGCGCGAAAACTACCTGGAAACCGACAAATATCCCTTCGTGTCATTCAAGGGATCCATTAACGGTGTCAAAAACGACATTGATTCCACACTGGAAATTGACTGCGCAGGCGCCTTTGACCTCCACGGGGTCACCCGGCAGCGCTCGATCACCGTCAAAGCAACGGCCATCCCCGATGGTTACCACGTAACGGGTGAGTTCATTGTGAGACTGGAGGACCACCGGATTAAGGTTCCAAAACTCATGTTTCTGAAAATCGATCAGAATATCCGTCTCACTATGGACTTTTTTCTCAAAAAATCAACGAAAGAGAATCAGCAATGA
- the rlmN gene encoding 23S rRNA (adenine(2503)-C(2))-methyltransferase RlmN, translated as MTKINLLGYTSSDLEKLMLEMGEKPYRGKQLFKWLYKHRQYDFEMISDLTKRLRQKLDDLYYVEGLRLAREDVSADGTRKFLFGLDDGCSIESVLIPEEDSDRRTICVSTQVGCALGCIFCATGSMGFSRNLTVGEIVGQLLFVRDNFGEDAFTNIVMMGMGEPLLNLQNVVEAVNIISAGDGLSVAAKKVTISTAGIAPKIVELADLKLKSRLAVSLNAATDEKRLKIMPIARSYSLEQLREALLYYTRQTKSRVTFEYILFEGFNDTKADVKAIAEFIKSIPCKINLLAYNPVESLAAVDGPQLRRPSDEKVDWFAKQLYPRAPAVTVRRSRGVDINAACGQLAAKHKLRST; from the coding sequence ATGACGAAAATCAACCTGCTCGGATATACTTCCAGCGACCTCGAAAAGCTCATGCTCGAAATGGGCGAAAAGCCCTACCGGGGAAAGCAACTGTTCAAGTGGCTCTACAAACACCGTCAGTATGACTTCGAGATGATCTCCGACCTGACCAAGAGGCTCCGCCAGAAACTCGATGATTTGTATTATGTTGAAGGTCTCAGGTTGGCGCGCGAGGATGTATCGGCTGATGGTACCCGGAAGTTTCTGTTTGGGCTCGATGACGGCTGCAGTATCGAGTCGGTGCTTATACCCGAAGAGGATTCGGACCGTCGGACTATCTGCGTGTCCACTCAGGTGGGTTGCGCGCTCGGTTGTATATTCTGCGCGACAGGGTCGATGGGTTTCAGCCGCAATTTGACGGTGGGTGAAATCGTGGGGCAGCTTTTGTTTGTCCGGGATAATTTTGGCGAGGACGCGTTTACGAATATTGTCATGATGGGTATGGGCGAGCCGCTCTTGAATCTTCAGAATGTGGTCGAGGCGGTGAACATAATATCCGCCGGGGATGGGCTTTCGGTGGCGGCCAAGAAGGTTACGATATCGACCGCCGGTATCGCCCCGAAAATCGTGGAACTGGCGGATTTGAAACTGAAATCCCGTTTGGCGGTATCATTAAATGCAGCCACCGATGAGAAACGTTTGAAAATAATGCCGATTGCCAGGTCATATTCCCTCGAGCAGCTTCGCGAAGCGTTGCTTTATTATACCCGTCAGACAAAATCGAGGGTGACGTTTGAGTATATTCTCTTTGAGGGGTTCAATGACACGAAAGCCGATGTCAAGGCTATCGCGGAGTTTATAAAATCGATACCGTGTAAGATAAATCTTTTGGCGTATAATCCGGTTGAGTCGTTGGCGGCGGTCGACGGGCCCCAGTTGCGAAGGCCATCGGACGAGAAAGTGGACTGGTTCGCCAAGCAGCTTTATCCCCGCGCCCCGGCCGTGACTGTGCGCAGAAGCCGGGGAGTGGATATTAATGCCGCCTGCGGACAACTCGCGGCGAAGCACAAACTGAGGAGCACCTGA
- a CDS encoding DUF5777 family beta-barrel protein, with protein sequence MRKMRIAAILLFVAIVASFPRVQAAESSWKRQTPGSSNTPQLFHANHAFNLPTASMLGRQTFEFEIAHRFYPTIKDGHEVLFGLDGPAAIRFALAYGISDRLTVALGRGNLDDNIDLHLKARLFERIGTPFPLLVGIQAGTGWNTEVFGLSDTDSRAFQFYLRAMINTMIARKIALGLVPAYLNNSNVRSADTEDIFTLGIIGQYYVSRSFSFMIEWDPSLGGDDYLHDPVSWGIELETGGHFFKLGASNSTRLNPSQYIAGSDDPAGGRYWHLGFSITRLLKFW encoded by the coding sequence ATGAGAAAAATGAGAATTGCCGCTATCCTGCTTTTTGTTGCGATCGTGGCTTCATTTCCCCGTGTACAGGCGGCTGAATCCTCATGGAAACGCCAGACACCCGGATCCTCCAACACGCCGCAGTTGTTCCACGCCAATCACGCCTTCAACCTTCCTACTGCCTCTATGCTGGGAAGACAGACCTTCGAATTCGAGATCGCTCATAGGTTCTACCCGACTATAAAAGATGGACACGAAGTCCTGTTCGGATTGGATGGTCCCGCGGCAATTCGTTTCGCTCTGGCGTATGGCATTTCCGATCGCTTGACAGTCGCTCTGGGACGAGGTAATCTTGATGACAATATCGATTTACACCTCAAAGCCCGCCTATTCGAACGTATCGGCACGCCCTTCCCGCTTCTGGTCGGGATTCAGGCTGGAACCGGCTGGAATACCGAAGTCTTCGGGCTGTCGGATACTGATTCACGGGCTTTCCAGTTCTATCTTCGCGCTATGATCAATACAATGATTGCCCGGAAAATCGCACTCGGGCTGGTACCGGCCTACCTGAACAATTCCAACGTCCGTAGTGCCGACACCGAAGACATCTTCACCCTGGGCATCATTGGTCAATATTATGTCTCAAGGTCATTCAGTTTCATGATCGAGTGGGATCCATCGCTTGGCGGCGATGACTACCTCCACGATCCGGTGTCATGGGGCATTGAATTGGAAACCGGAGGACACTTCTTCAAATTGGGAGCTTCAAACTCCACCCGGCTGAACCCGTCGCAGTATATCGCGGGTTCAGACGATCCCGCCGGTGGCCGGTACTGGCACCTCGGATTCAGTATTACCCGCCTCTTGAAATTCTGGTAA
- a CDS encoding protein DA1, with the protein MSQLTNRKKLSSSVLTIALGLLLVIPFTTYAGDKICEYCGKKISKANWIEFDGKYYHPDHFLCSNCGGDLKNGPVYVENGKIYDSVCYFELFVPKCDWCGEPIQGNYIEVDSNLYHQQCYDDHVGRRCAMCGEVLYDKYLIDPRGNTLHKHHRDEYPICEYCGCPIAPQTTGEGTTYPDGRHVCGLCLRSAVNDIKEAEDLMADIIEDLASYGIEIREKKIPLRLVDRSSLTSQKGAMPHDPAGYTSYRKESILAGVISHEDFEIFVLKGMPRQDFILTLGHELMHVWLFKNGDHNMSSILTEGSCQYAGILAISKYEDEETNMLRVQTWESRDPIYGDGLRRVEAYVREVGIHAWLEYLRKHKNPPWE; encoded by the coding sequence ATGAGCCAACTGACAAACCGCAAAAAACTCTCATCATCGGTCCTGACCATTGCCCTCGGATTACTCTTGGTTATACCCTTCACTACCTATGCCGGCGATAAGATCTGCGAGTATTGCGGCAAGAAAATATCTAAAGCCAATTGGATCGAATTCGACGGTAAATACTATCATCCCGATCATTTTCTCTGCTCCAACTGTGGAGGCGACCTCAAAAATGGTCCGGTTTATGTCGAGAATGGAAAGATATATGATAGCGTGTGCTATTTTGAGTTGTTTGTCCCCAAATGCGACTGGTGCGGCGAACCGATCCAAGGCAATTATATAGAAGTCGACTCCAATCTCTACCATCAACAGTGTTATGATGACCACGTTGGACGGCGCTGTGCCATGTGCGGGGAAGTGCTCTACGACAAGTATCTAATTGACCCGCGAGGAAACACCCTTCACAAGCATCACCGGGACGAATATCCCATATGCGAATATTGCGGCTGCCCTATCGCTCCCCAGACCACCGGAGAGGGAACCACGTATCCCGACGGCAGACACGTCTGCGGCCTCTGTCTCAGATCGGCCGTAAATGATATCAAAGAAGCTGAGGACCTGATGGCCGACATAATAGAAGATCTGGCTTCCTACGGCATTGAAATCAGAGAGAAGAAAATTCCTCTTCGGCTTGTAGATCGATCAAGCTTGACCAGCCAGAAAGGAGCAATGCCGCACGACCCTGCGGGATATACTTCCTACCGCAAAGAGTCCATTTTAGCCGGAGTGATATCACACGAAGATTTTGAGATCTTTGTCCTCAAGGGAATGCCACGCCAGGACTTCATTCTGACCTTGGGCCACGAGTTGATGCATGTGTGGCTGTTCAAAAATGGCGACCACAATATGTCTTCTATACTTACTGAAGGAAGCTGCCAGTATGCCGGCATACTGGCAATCAGCAAATATGAGGATGAGGAGACAAACATGCTAAGGGTTCAAACTTGGGAAAGCAGGGATCCCATTTACGGCGATGGGCTCAGAAGAGTGGAGGCTTATGTGCGTGAAGTCGGCATTCACGCTTGGCTCGAGTACCTGAGAAAGCACAAGAACCCACCCTGGGAGTGA
- a CDS encoding cupredoxin family copper-binding protein, which yields MIAFPVLLFGMGCSGDSSPTEPSTNPPPPGSGGGTSESVIIDNFAFTPANLTVSVGTTVVWTNNQNVGHTVTSDVGDELESGLLQQGRSYSHTFNTVGVFPYHCIPHPDMKGTVTVQP from the coding sequence ATGATTGCTTTCCCGGTACTGCTTTTCGGCATGGGCTGCAGTGGGGACAGTAGTCCAACAGAGCCGTCTACCAATCCGCCTCCGCCCGGTTCAGGCGGCGGCACCAGCGAATCCGTGATTATAGACAATTTCGCCTTCACACCCGCGAACCTGACTGTTAGCGTTGGCACGACTGTCGTCTGGACAAATAATCAAAATGTGGGGCACACTGTTACTTCTGATGTCGGCGATGAACTTGAAAGCGGCCTGCTGCAACAGGGACGATCCTACTCGCACACTTTCAACACAGTCGGCGTTTTCCCTTACCACTGCATTCCCCATCCGGATATGAAAGGAACCGTGACGGTTCAGCCATGA
- a CDS encoding cytochrome c3 family protein — MKKIHIRLVMTTVVLVAAFAMIALGAAQQTKHQEVDTLNCLECHTCEQPTAQDMCLKPCPTLRMPTAHAKHNLSEAPDTFLIGELSDLYQPVDFNHKLHADMAQMGKGCETCHHYSPPGHIPPCADCHGGEKNPENLRQPSLKGAYHRQCLSCHREWSHDTKCIICHLPTPGGALARPGMDSTDIIGISHPVITVPDKKVYTTPYEQGPVVTLHHQQHIDLFGLRCVDCHKEENCSYCHDLQAQSRPSKTDEEIHAICNDCHIKDACSKCHDHKEKPGFSHASTGWPLNRFHKDLSCRACHPTGKQIARLNNQCTSCHAGWNQQNFSHVVTGLKLDEIHGELECGDCHVDLKYSNKPDCSGCHDDGRTAEDAPPGEYVQKLSLQ, encoded by the coding sequence ATGAAGAAGATACATATAAGACTCGTAATGACAACAGTAGTCCTGGTTGCTGCTTTCGCCATGATCGCTCTGGGAGCCGCCCAGCAGACCAAGCACCAGGAGGTCGACACGCTCAACTGTCTTGAGTGTCACACCTGTGAGCAACCGACAGCGCAGGACATGTGTCTTAAACCGTGTCCCACTCTGAGAATGCCGACCGCCCACGCCAAGCACAATTTATCCGAGGCTCCTGACACGTTTCTGATTGGCGAGTTGAGTGACCTTTATCAGCCGGTCGATTTCAACCACAAGCTGCACGCCGACATGGCTCAAATGGGTAAAGGCTGCGAAACCTGTCACCATTACAGCCCTCCCGGTCACATCCCCCCGTGCGCCGATTGCCACGGCGGTGAGAAAAACCCGGAAAACCTGAGGCAGCCATCATTAAAAGGAGCCTATCATCGTCAGTGCCTCTCCTGTCACCGTGAATGGAGCCACGATACCAAGTGCATTATCTGTCACCTCCCCACCCCGGGCGGCGCTCTCGCCAGACCGGGAATGGACTCCACCGATATTATTGGTATCTCTCACCCGGTCATAACCGTTCCCGACAAGAAAGTTTACACTACTCCCTATGAGCAGGGACCGGTAGTGACACTTCACCACCAGCAGCATATAGACCTGTTTGGCCTGCGCTGCGTGGACTGCCACAAAGAAGAAAACTGCAGCTACTGCCACGATCTCCAGGCCCAGTCCCGACCGTCGAAAACGGATGAAGAGATTCACGCCATCTGTAACGACTGCCACATCAAAGACGCCTGTTCGAAGTGCCACGACCATAAAGAGAAACCGGGCTTCTCGCACGCGTCGACCGGATGGCCGTTGAACCGCTTTCACAAGGACCTGAGCTGCCGTGCCTGTCACCCGACCGGCAAACAGATCGCGCGTCTTAACAACCAGTGTACTTCCTGTCACGCCGGATGGAACCAGCAGAACTTCAGCCACGTTGTCACCGGGCTTAAGCTCGACGAAATCCACGGTGAGCTCGAGTGCGGCGACTGCCACGTTGACCTGAAGTACTCCAACAAACCGGACTGTTCGGGATGTCACGATGATGGCCGGACGGCCGAGGATGCCCCTCCCGGCGAGTATGTCCAGAAATTATCTCTTCAATAG
- the nrfD gene encoding NrfD/PsrC family molybdoenzyme membrane anchor subunit yields the protein MAHHHEVPVPIKAPYFTSGTKVLFAIMLAGLAVFVYRFIAGLGAVTNLDDQYPWGIWIAIDVASGVALAAGGFTTAALADIFHKEKYHVIVRPALLTALLGYTFVAIGVLTDLGRYYNMWHVALPGFWQGNSVLFEVGMCVMIYLTVLYIEFLPIVVERFKGKVNLPGILGGFNKLIESFLSIADKTLGRFVSLFIIAGVVLSCLHQSSLGTLMVIVPSKLHPLWYTPISPLLFLLSAISVGFPMVIFESILASRSFKLKPELSVLSSIARYTPVLLGIYFALKIGDITLRNAWPYVSEMSTQSIMWLVEIVGGVLLPILILASHRLRNTVGGLFTAASLVVFGVALNRINVFLIAYKPLYATKTYFPSFMEILVTAGFICALVLLYRAFVMVFPVITVPVDENGNHIKHDDRINVSNFSRAE from the coding sequence ATGGCACACCATCATGAAGTTCCTGTTCCGATCAAGGCGCCGTATTTTACCAGCGGCACCAAGGTCCTTTTCGCCATCATGCTTGCCGGCCTGGCGGTATTCGTCTACCGCTTTATCGCCGGACTGGGCGCCGTGACCAACCTCGATGACCAGTACCCCTGGGGTATCTGGATTGCTATCGATGTTGCCTCGGGCGTGGCTCTGGCCGCCGGTGGTTTCACCACCGCCGCCCTCGCCGATATCTTCCACAAAGAAAAATACCACGTGATCGTTAGGCCCGCCCTGCTCACCGCATTGCTGGGCTACACTTTTGTGGCTATCGGCGTTCTCACCGACCTCGGACGCTACTACAACATGTGGCACGTGGCTCTTCCCGGCTTCTGGCAGGGCAACTCGGTGCTTTTCGAAGTCGGTATGTGCGTTATGATCTATCTCACCGTGCTGTATATCGAGTTCCTGCCAATCGTGGTGGAACGCTTCAAAGGCAAGGTCAACCTGCCCGGTATACTCGGCGGCTTCAACAAACTGATCGAGTCATTCCTGTCGATTGCCGACAAAACCCTCGGCCGATTCGTCTCGCTGTTCATTATCGCCGGAGTGGTGCTCTCGTGTCTGCACCAGTCGTCGCTGGGAACCCTGATGGTTATCGTGCCGAGCAAGCTCCACCCGCTGTGGTATACGCCCATTTCTCCCCTGCTTTTCTTGCTCTCGGCGATATCGGTCGGTTTCCCGATGGTTATATTCGAATCAATACTGGCCTCACGCTCGTTTAAACTCAAACCCGAATTGAGTGTCCTGTCATCAATCGCTCGGTACACACCGGTGCTGTTGGGCATCTATTTCGCCCTGAAGATTGGTGATATCACTCTCCGTAACGCCTGGCCGTATGTCAGTGAGATGTCGACCCAGTCGATCATGTGGCTCGTCGAAATTGTCGGCGGAGTCCTGCTGCCCATACTTATCCTCGCCAGCCACCGACTTCGAAACACTGTCGGCGGCCTGTTCACGGCGGCTTCTCTGGTGGTATTCGGGGTGGCGCTCAATCGTATCAATGTCTTTTTGATTGCTTACAAACCGCTGTATGCCACCAAGACCTATTTCCCGTCGTTCATGGAAATTCTCGTCACGGCCGGATTCATCTGCGCCCTGGTTCTGTTGTACCGGGCGTTCGTCATGGTCTTCCCGGTCATCACGGTCCCGGTTGACGAGAACGGTAACCATATCAAGCACGACGACCGCATCAACGTCAGCAACTTTTCGAGGGCCGAGTAA